A stretch of Marinitoga litoralis DNA encodes these proteins:
- a CDS encoding glycosyltransferase family 2 protein yields MEKKLISACIMAKNEEQNIERCLSSIKDFCDEIIFVDTGSTDNTVEIAKKYTDKIYFFPWNGSFSDARNETLKYASSEWVFIVDADEEASENLKNNIREYLSSLDNDIVAVYIPTVNYLDFDKKHSEIASTARFFRNGKVKYENIVHNQPVYKGKTVKVDLELLHYGYIWTRLRRKQKTERTLALIEKYLKEHPDDEYYLIQYMKTLSIAQKHLEKMKIGYKVAQKVYKDSMKKDYKPIPMTVEFMFLWGIELLNKGYWDEAEKWFKINSKWNLDAYYGLMNVYYNKREWENLKKASADFLKYLDVFEKRRSEITWSMQSLFKKNEGLAFLAMSKIKTNDFENIDKILNEFNYRKNNEKISTLYNFMFDEFSKEDSYERKQKILNFLKILDNKILENNDYYDNNFINNINKYNLIFEKSEEKDPFVFMEYFIDRLKSEKNIIGVLLTFIDYLFEDGFDKLLELLLKIRRIRREISSDKEKAVIELLIGDILTKNGRFNEAKTRYKKAVSLEKSLAKFVQVLIEDILTHMNPDELIPAYIELKDEMNKKTELFFDINIFDHRELALFDYYFGDKFLELKFIYALKIKNDNKKIFENLLLYVFEKTKNNYFKSFVSLRLYNYYKEIEEYDKSKQFLESALSLNPILADLVGGNYNYTGFYLEENIHNNKDNIVNVINIGELLSAYPVINPIKTWYESEKGLYYVSPLPTYEALKSFDNYLKNYSKYFSEAFPNPLKNNKIKYILSNIKSEKILEINSRNSFFNKDHISINNLEYIEDRDLKKSYDTIIFFNPEYSRKILMDIDYLLSKTKELYIIFNLNENIYKKDPRALWYLSPYNINKFFEFIKPEHFEFISNDYLLVKYNGKI; encoded by the coding sequence ATGGAAAAGAAATTAATTAGTGCTTGTATAATGGCAAAGAATGAAGAACAAAATATAGAAAGATGTTTGAGTAGTATAAAAGATTTTTGTGATGAAATAATATTTGTTGATACAGGATCAACAGATAATACTGTTGAAATAGCAAAAAAATATACGGATAAAATATACTTTTTCCCATGGAATGGAAGTTTTTCAGATGCTAGAAATGAAACATTAAAATATGCCTCATCAGAATGGGTTTTCATTGTAGATGCTGATGAAGAAGCATCAGAAAATTTAAAAAATAATATTAGAGAATATTTATCTTCTCTTGATAATGATATTGTAGCTGTTTATATTCCTACAGTAAATTATTTGGATTTTGATAAGAAACATTCGGAAATTGCTAGTACTGCACGATTTTTTAGAAATGGTAAAGTAAAATATGAAAATATAGTGCACAATCAACCTGTATATAAGGGTAAAACTGTTAAAGTAGATTTGGAATTATTGCATTATGGTTATATATGGACTAGACTAAGAAGAAAACAAAAAACAGAAAGAACATTAGCTTTAATTGAAAAATATTTAAAAGAACATCCAGATGATGAATATTATTTAATACAATATATGAAAACATTATCAATTGCTCAAAAACATTTAGAAAAGATGAAAATAGGATATAAAGTTGCACAAAAAGTATATAAAGATTCTATGAAAAAAGACTATAAACCTATCCCTATGACAGTCGAATTTATGTTTTTATGGGGTATAGAATTATTGAATAAAGGTTATTGGGATGAAGCAGAAAAATGGTTTAAAATAAATTCAAAATGGAATTTAGATGCATATTATGGTTTAATGAATGTATATTATAATAAGAGAGAATGGGAAAATCTAAAGAAAGCTTCTGCAGACTTTTTGAAATATTTAGATGTTTTTGAAAAAAGAAGAAGTGAAATTACATGGTCAATGCAATCGTTGTTTAAAAAGAATGAAGGACTTGCTTTTTTAGCTATGTCAAAAATAAAAACTAATGATTTTGAAAATATTGATAAAATTCTAAATGAATTTAATTATAGAAAAAATAATGAAAAAATTTCTACATTATATAATTTTATGTTTGATGAATTTTCAAAAGAAGATTCTTATGAAAGAAAACAAAAAATACTAAATTTTTTAAAAATTCTTGATAATAAAATTTTAGAAAATAATGATTATTATGATAATAATTTTATAAATAACATAAATAAATATAATTTAATTTTTGAAAAGTCAGAGGAAAAAGATCCTTTTGTTTTTATGGAATATTTTATCGATAGACTAAAATCAGAAAAAAACATTATAGGTGTTTTACTCACGTTTATTGATTACTTATTTGAAGATGGTTTTGATAAATTATTAGAGTTATTATTAAAAATACGAAGGATTAGAAGAGAAATTTCTTCAGATAAGGAAAAAGCAGTTATAGAATTACTTATAGGAGATATATTAACAAAAAATGGTAGATTTAATGAAGCTAAAACAAGGTATAAAAAGGCTGTATCATTAGAAAAATCATTGGCTAAGTTTGTTCAAGTTTTAATAGAAGATATTTTGACTCATATGAATCCTGATGAATTAATACCTGCATATATAGAATTGAAAGATGAAATGAATAAAAAAACAGAATTATTCTTTGATATAAATATATTTGATCATAGGGAATTAGCATTATTTGATTATTATTTTGGAGATAAATTTTTAGAGTTAAAATTCATTTATGCTTTAAAAATAAAAAATGATAATAAGAAAATATTTGAAAACTTATTATTGTATGTGTTTGAAAAAACAAAAAATAATTATTTTAAATCATTTGTAAGCTTAAGATTATATAATTACTATAAAGAAATTGAAGAATATGATAAATCAAAACAATTTTTAGAAAGTGCACTATCTTTAAATCCGATTTTAGCAGATTTAGTGGGTGGAAATTATAACTATACAGGTTTTTATCTTGAAGAAAATATTCATAATAATAAAGATAATATAGTTAATGTAATTAATATTGGAGAATTGCTTTCGGCATATCCAGTTATTAATCCAATAAAAACATGGTATGAATCTGAAAAAGGATTATATTATGTCTCGCCGTTACCTACATATGAAGCATTAAAAAGTTTTGATAATTATTTAAAGAATTATTCAAAATATTTTTCTGAAGCTTTTCCAAACCCATTAAAAAATAATAAAATAAAATATATTTTATCTAATATTAAATCAGAAAAAATATTAGAAATTAATTCTAGAAATTCGTTCTTTAATAAAGATCACATATCTATAAATAATTTAGAATATATAGAAGATAGAGATTTAAAAAAATCATATGATACAATAATATTTTTTAACCCAGAATATTCTAGAAAGATATTGATGGATATAGATTACTTATTATCAAAAACCAAAGAGCTTTATATTATATTTAATTTAAATGAGAATATTTATAAAAAAGATCCTAGGGCATTATGGTATTTATCACCATACAACATAAATAAATTTTTTGAATTTATTAAACCAGAACACTTTGAATTTATATCAAATGATTATTTATTAGTTAAATATAATGGTAAAATATAA
- a CDS encoding phosphatidate cytidylyltransferase yields MPINKKNLLLRTLSGFVLGPAVVFSFFSLPTSIGLVTSIILITAIEYFEMTLKEYDDRYKLFLSIITALTSAIYGFSLRAFYSGLSIFDPITVYVISIIFISGVSLVYLKDTHKYKKVIESYVYALIVISLFLSYFYHIILNNGATTGILVLTSVWIYDAGAYFVGLNIGKHKLSPNYSPKKSVEGLIGGIVFTYIYIILYEYVRSIFQLNIINPIQAIFFAILVGLVDTIGDLTESSLKRTYNLKDSGETLPGHGGMYDRIDGLLYLAPAFYFLMKILGI; encoded by the coding sequence ATGCCAATTAATAAAAAAAATTTATTATTGAGAACATTATCAGGATTTGTTTTAGGTCCTGCTGTTGTTTTTTCTTTCTTTTCTTTACCTACATCAATTGGATTAGTAACATCTATAATTTTAATAACTGCAATAGAATATTTTGAAATGACGTTAAAGGAATATGATGACAGATATAAATTATTTTTATCAATTATCACAGCTTTAACTAGTGCTATATATGGCTTTTCATTAAGAGCTTTTTATTCTGGATTATCAATTTTTGACCCTATAACTGTATATGTAATATCTATAATTTTTATATCCGGTGTTAGTTTAGTGTATTTAAAAGATACACATAAATATAAAAAAGTGATTGAAAGTTATGTATATGCGTTAATAGTAATTTCATTATTTTTATCGTATTTTTACCATATAATATTAAATAATGGTGCAACTACTGGAATTTTAGTATTAACTTCTGTATGGATATATGATGCTGGCGCTTATTTTGTAGGATTAAATATAGGTAAACACAAATTGTCTCCAAATTATTCACCGAAAAAAAGTGTTGAAGGGTTAATTGGAGGAATAGTATTTACATATATTTATATAATACTATATGAATATGTAAGATCAATATTTCAATTAAACATTATTAATCCGATACAAGCAATTTTCTTTGCTATTTTAGTAGGTCTTGTAGATACAATAGGTGATCTTACAGAATCATCATTAAAAAGAACATATAATTTAAAAGATTCTGGAGAAACGCTTCCTGGTCACGGTGGTATGTATGATAGAATTGATGGATTATTATACTTGGCTCCAGCGTTTTATTTTTTAATGAAAATTTTAGGTATATAG
- a CDS encoding isoprenyl transferase, producing the protein MSDKLKIPTHLGIIMDGNGRWAKLRGLKRTKGHEEGAKVAENVIEWASDMGIRYLTLYSFSTENWKRPKEEVTFLFSLMVRYLESRLNKIIRENVRVRFTGRIDELPENVYNVCKRIEEKSKNNTKIDVILAVNYGGRREIVDAVNKLISQNVNKITIEDISNNLYLPDVPDPELIIRTSGEIRLSNFLLWQSAYSELYFTKTLWPDFNKEELEKAIIDYTKRDRRFGSISSDEGSV; encoded by the coding sequence TTGAGCGATAAATTAAAAATACCTACACATTTAGGAATAATAATGGATGGTAATGGTCGTTGGGCAAAACTTAGAGGATTAAAACGTACAAAAGGTCATGAAGAAGGTGCTAAAGTAGCTGAGAACGTTATAGAATGGGCTTCAGATATGGGTATAAGGTATCTTACCTTATACTCTTTTTCTACAGAAAATTGGAAAAGACCAAAAGAGGAAGTAACCTTTTTATTTTCTCTTATGGTTAGATATTTAGAGTCAAGGTTAAATAAAATTATTAGAGAAAATGTTCGAGTTAGATTTACAGGTAGAATTGATGAACTACCTGAGAATGTATATAATGTATGTAAGAGAATAGAAGAAAAAAGTAAAAATAATACAAAAATAGATGTTATATTAGCGGTAAACTATGGTGGGAGAAGAGAGATAGTTGATGCTGTTAATAAATTAATATCTCAAAATGTAAATAAGATTACTATAGAAGATATATCTAACAATTTATATTTACCTGATGTTCCTGATCCTGAACTAATTATCAGAACTTCTGGAGAAATAAGATTAAGTAATTTCCTATTGTGGCAAAGCGCTTATTCAGAATTATATTTTACAAAAACACTTTGGCCAGATTTTAATAAAGAAGAATTAGAAAAAGCTATAATTGACTATACAAAAAGAGATAGAAGATTTGGAAGTATTTCTTCGGATGAAGGAAGTGTATAA
- the alaS gene encoding alanine--tRNA ligase, with product MKSKEIRKKFLEYFEKNGHKVMDSFPLIPSDPQLLFTVAGMVPFKPIFWGKVEPTYTRIATCQKCIRTNDIENVGRTARHQTFFEMLGNFSFGDYFKEEAIKFAWEFLTEVLKLPKDKLWVSVYLDDDEAYNIWKDVIGFPAERIIRMGKEDNWWGPVGPTGPCGPSSEIYFDTGREDLCPNPEKCTPEDDCGRYVEIWNLVFTEYYQDEEGNLLPLPRKNIDTGAGLERVTAAAQGVYDNFETDLFTPIINKIEEIFGVKFRENEKTDISIKVIADHSRAVTFLVSEGILPSNEGRGYVLRRILRRALRHGALLGKKEPFITKIIDVVISEYGEIYSEIVDKAKFINNIVEAEEKRFLETIDNGMEKLINYINSSEDKVIDGKFAFELYDTYGFPLDITKEIAEENGFSVDENEFNEQMELQRKKAREATGDKEYAKINPAFKYIGDELKTNIFTGYEKTEDESKILYLVKNNEIIEEANENDEIVIITENTPFYAEKGGQIGDTGIIRNDNFEFRVNDTKIINNEVIGHFGKVIKGSIKKGEKVILLVDKERRNNIRKNHTATHLLHKALREVLGDHVKQAGSLVTEEKLRFDFTHFEALSKDSIEKIERLVNEKILENLFVETEVKSLEEAKSENAMALFEEKYGNEVRVVKVSDFSAELCGGTHVSYTGEIGLFKIITETAVSAGVRRIEAITGIKSLEYLNSLENEINNISEVLEVTKENIPHKIETMINRIKELEKEVKKLQEKMTSQSIDLSNVKEINGDKIFIKVFENVDQSVLRNTTDIVENKLDNGIIILFNKGDNKVNFIVKVTKNLKGKYHAGNIARKIANELGGGGGGRPDFAQAGGKDISKINDIINNISEYIRG from the coding sequence ATGAAATCTAAAGAAATAAGAAAAAAGTTCTTAGAATACTTTGAAAAAAATGGTCATAAGGTTATGGATAGTTTCCCTTTAATTCCAAGTGATCCTCAATTATTATTTACAGTTGCAGGTATGGTTCCATTTAAACCTATTTTCTGGGGTAAAGTTGAACCAACATATACTAGAATAGCAACTTGTCAAAAATGTATTAGAACTAATGATATTGAGAATGTTGGAAGAACAGCTAGACATCAAACATTTTTTGAAATGTTGGGTAACTTTTCTTTTGGAGATTATTTTAAGGAAGAAGCTATTAAATTTGCTTGGGAATTTTTAACTGAAGTATTAAAATTACCAAAAGATAAGTTATGGGTTTCAGTATATTTAGATGATGATGAAGCATATAATATATGGAAAGATGTAATAGGATTTCCTGCAGAAAGAATAATTAGAATGGGTAAAGAAGATAATTGGTGGGGTCCAGTAGGGCCAACAGGTCCTTGTGGTCCTTCATCAGAAATATATTTTGATACAGGTAGAGAGGATTTATGTCCAAATCCTGAAAAATGTACCCCTGAAGACGACTGTGGAAGATATGTTGAAATTTGGAATTTAGTATTTACTGAATATTATCAAGATGAAGAAGGTAATTTATTACCATTACCTAGAAAAAATATTGATACAGGAGCTGGACTTGAAAGGGTGACTGCTGCTGCACAAGGTGTATATGATAATTTTGAAACAGATTTATTTACACCAATAATTAATAAAATTGAAGAAATTTTTGGTGTTAAATTTAGAGAAAATGAAAAAACTGATATATCAATAAAAGTAATTGCAGATCATTCAAGAGCAGTAACTTTCTTAGTTTCTGAAGGTATTTTACCTTCTAACGAAGGTAGAGGATATGTTTTAAGAAGAATTTTAAGAAGAGCTTTAAGACATGGAGCGTTGCTTGGTAAAAAAGAGCCATTTATTACAAAAATAATAGATGTTGTTATATCTGAATATGGTGAAATTTATTCTGAAATAGTAGATAAAGCGAAATTCATTAATAATATAGTGGAAGCAGAAGAGAAAAGATTCTTAGAAACAATTGATAATGGTATGGAAAAATTAATAAATTATATTAACAGCAGTGAAGATAAAGTAATAGATGGGAAATTTGCGTTTGAATTATATGATACATATGGATTCCCATTAGATATTACAAAAGAAATTGCTGAAGAAAATGGATTTAGTGTTGATGAAAATGAATTTAATGAGCAAATGGAATTACAAAGAAAAAAAGCAAGAGAAGCTACTGGAGATAAAGAATATGCAAAAATAAATCCAGCATTTAAATATATAGGAGATGAATTAAAAACTAATATATTTACAGGATATGAAAAAACGGAAGATGAAAGTAAAATATTATATTTAGTAAAAAATAATGAAATAATTGAAGAAGCTAATGAAAATGATGAAATTGTAATAATTACAGAAAATACACCTTTTTATGCAGAAAAAGGTGGTCAAATTGGTGATACTGGAATTATAAGAAATGATAATTTTGAATTTAGAGTAAACGATACAAAAATAATAAATAATGAAGTAATCGGGCATTTTGGAAAAGTTATAAAAGGAAGTATTAAAAAAGGTGAAAAGGTTATCCTTTTAGTCGATAAAGAAAGAAGAAATAATATTAGAAAGAACCATACTGCAACACATTTATTACATAAAGCTTTAAGAGAAGTTTTAGGAGATCATGTTAAACAAGCAGGTTCCTTGGTTACAGAAGAAAAATTAAGATTTGATTTTACTCACTTTGAGGCATTATCTAAAGACAGCATAGAAAAAATAGAAAGGCTTGTTAATGAAAAAATATTAGAAAATTTATTTGTAGAAACTGAGGTAAAAAGTTTAGAAGAAGCTAAAAGTGAAAATGCTATGGCTTTATTTGAAGAAAAGTATGGAAACGAAGTAAGAGTTGTAAAAGTATCTGACTTTAGTGCAGAATTATGTGGTGGAACTCATGTTTCCTACACTGGAGAAATTGGATTATTTAAAATAATTACAGAAACTGCTGTTTCTGCTGGAGTAAGAAGAATTGAAGCTATTACAGGAATTAAATCTTTAGAATACTTAAACTCATTAGAAAACGAAATTAATAATATATCTGAAGTTTTAGAAGTTACTAAGGAAAATATTCCACATAAAATAGAAACAATGATTAATAGAATAAAAGAATTAGAAAAAGAAGTAAAAAAATTACAAGAAAAAATGACATCTCAATCTATTGATTTATCAAATGTAAAGGAAATTAATGGAGATAAGATATTTATTAAAGTGTTTGAAAATGTTGATCAAAGTGTATTAAGAAATACAACTGATATTGTTGAAAATAAGTTAGATAATGGAATAATAATATTATTTAATAAGGGAGATAATAAAGTTAATTTCATAGTAAAGGTTACAAAAAATTTAAAAGGAAAATATCATGCTGGCAATATAGCGAGGAAAATAGCAAATGAATTAGGAGGAGGTGGAGGAGGAAGACCGGATTTTGCACAAGCTGGTGGAAAAGATATATCTAAAATAAATGATATTATTAATAATATTTCTGAATATATAAGGGGATGA
- the frr gene encoding ribosome recycling factor yields MKDPILKEAKAKMDKTVKHLEEEYKKLRTGRPSPALFEEITVDYYGTPTPINQTATLTVGEDRTVVITPWDKSLCSKIEKAINAENLGMMASTDGVVVRVKFPNPTVEDRKKWVKHAKELAEEMKIALRNVRREDIKVIKEKQKNGEIPEDDAKKLEDEIQNILKEHEKKIDEVFHKKEKEIMES; encoded by the coding sequence ATAAAAGATCCTATTTTAAAGGAAGCAAAAGCAAAAATGGATAAAACTGTAAAACATTTAGAAGAAGAATATAAAAAATTAAGAACAGGAAGACCTTCACCAGCATTGTTTGAAGAGATAACTGTAGATTATTATGGAACACCTACACCTATTAACCAAACAGCAACTTTAACGGTTGGAGAAGATAGAACAGTTGTTATCACTCCTTGGGATAAAAGTTTATGTTCAAAAATCGAAAAAGCAATAAATGCAGAAAATTTAGGTATGATGGCATCAACTGATGGTGTAGTAGTTAGAGTTAAATTTCCAAACCCAACTGTTGAAGATAGAAAAAAGTGGGTTAAACATGCAAAAGAATTAGCAGAAGAAATGAAAATTGCATTAAGAAATGTTAGAAGAGAAGATATTAAAGTAATTAAAGAAAAACAAAAGAATGGAGAAATCCCAGAAGATGATGCAAAGAAATTAGAAGATGAAATACAAAATATTTTAAAAGAACATGAAAAGAAAATAGATGAAGTATTTCATAAAAAAGAAAAGGAGATAATGGAATCTTGA
- a CDS encoding SLC13 family permease, with product MALFIFLFSYTILITEKVNRTIVAILGATIMMILGIFENHVEAIKDYVDVNTIYLLMGMMIFVSVIRKKGLFEYLGIVTLKSFNKNGYILYFGLTFIVAVLSSIIDNVTTVLVFIPITLAITDSLDVDSMPFVLGEILASNIGGTATIIGDPPNIMIASAAGLNFTEFFAVNGIISFINLFAMQLITILLFKNKLNFVIDKEKVKSFDPKSAIKNKFGFYVSWFLLILTLLLFIFQHQLEMESSTIALFVGFLALLILDRNEVEEILKEVEWGTILFFFGLFIMTGGLVQTGILKDFTHILVDIAGSSIRSFTMMLVTVSGIISGFVDNIPFTATLIPVIKNLQHINPETFSNLKPLWYSLSLGACLGGNLTPIGASANIIALAMLKQFKNEEIKFTEFIKYASIIVAINIILSVLYVELILI from the coding sequence ATTGCTTTATTTATTTTTCTTTTTTCCTATACTATTTTAATTACTGAAAAGGTAAATAGAACTATTGTTGCTATACTTGGCGCTACAATAATGATGATATTAGGAATATTTGAAAATCACGTAGAAGCCATTAAAGATTATGTTGATGTTAATACCATTTATTTATTAATGGGTATGATGATTTTTGTATCAGTAATTAGAAAAAAAGGTCTTTTTGAGTATTTAGGAATAGTAACTTTAAAATCTTTCAATAAGAATGGATATATATTATATTTTGGGTTAACTTTTATTGTAGCTGTTCTATCTTCTATTATAGATAATGTAACGACTGTTTTAGTATTTATTCCTATTACATTGGCAATTACAGACTCTCTAGATGTTGATTCTATGCCATTTGTATTAGGTGAGATTTTAGCTTCGAATATTGGTGGTACTGCAACAATAATTGGTGATCCACCAAATATTATGATTGCAAGTGCTGCGGGATTAAATTTTACAGAATTTTTTGCAGTTAATGGAATAATATCTTTTATAAATCTTTTTGCTATGCAATTAATAACGATATTATTATTTAAAAATAAGTTGAATTTTGTAATAGATAAGGAAAAAGTAAAATCTTTTGATCCAAAATCAGCGATAAAAAATAAATTTGGCTTTTATGTATCTTGGTTTTTGTTAATTTTAACATTATTGCTTTTTATTTTTCAACATCAACTAGAAATGGAAAGTTCTACAATTGCTTTATTTGTAGGTTTTTTAGCATTATTAATTCTAGATAGAAATGAAGTTGAAGAAATCTTAAAAGAAGTAGAATGGGGTACAATACTATTTTTCTTTGGTTTATTTATTATGACAGGTGGATTAGTTCAAACTGGAATATTAAAAGATTTTACACATATTTTAGTTGATATTGCTGGAAGTTCTATTAGAAGTTTTACTATGATGTTAGTAACTGTTTCTGGAATTATATCTGGTTTTGTAGATAATATACCTTTTACAGCTACTTTAATTCCAGTAATTAAAAACTTGCAACATATAAACCCAGAGACTTTTTCAAATTTAAAACCGTTATGGTATTCATTATCTTTGGGAGCATGTTTAGGTGGGAATTTAACCCCTATTGGAGCTTCAGCTAATATTATTGCATTAGCAATGTTAAAACAATTCAAAAATGAAGAAATTAAATTTACAGAATTTATTAAATACGCTTCTATTATAGTTGCTATAAATATTATTTTGTCTGTATTATATGTAGAGCTTATTTTGATTTAG
- the dnaX gene encoding DNA polymerase III subunit gamma/tau — MITLYRKYRPGTFDELIGQEHIKKYFQKSIEKKEISHAYIFSGPRGTGKTTTARILSKVLNCKNPINYNPCNVCENCVSINDGSFMDVIELDAASNRGIDEIRKIRDAANFRPVSGKYKVYIIDEFHMLTKEAFNALLKTLEEPPEHVIFILATTNLEKVPETIVSRAQVLQFKNITEQEITKHIINISEKENRKISAEAAKIIARKAKGGARDALSLLEQVLKFTDNDITKDDVINILGLFDEKYIVDFINSLKNNNKEKLLEISNDIFNEGKEVEAFLEETLEYIMNEIQNSNDLEKDIYIAKKLSDLFREIKYSENKKILFDINILLIAANVRNNVNENKINISYEEKTETIQETYTSKVLEILLNKKDKMDLGLYFALKNAKIIEKDDFVKISFEKNNLFEYQIVKSKATVLELLYSNLSNHLVKLDIQYEFDENDDSRKNNIIKLF; from the coding sequence ATGATCACATTATATAGAAAATATAGACCAGGAACTTTTGATGAATTAATAGGACAAGAACATATAAAAAAATATTTTCAAAAATCTATTGAAAAAAAAGAAATCTCTCATGCATATATATTTTCCGGGCCTAGAGGAACTGGAAAAACAACTACTGCTAGAATATTAAGTAAAGTTTTAAATTGTAAAAACCCTATAAATTACAATCCTTGTAATGTTTGTGAGAATTGCGTTTCTATAAACGATGGAAGTTTTATGGATGTCATTGAATTGGATGCTGCTTCGAATAGAGGAATAGATGAAATTAGAAAAATAAGGGATGCTGCCAATTTTAGACCTGTTTCTGGTAAATATAAAGTATATATTATTGATGAATTTCATATGCTTACAAAGGAAGCTTTTAATGCGTTATTAAAAACATTAGAAGAACCTCCAGAACATGTTATATTTATATTAGCAACTACAAATTTAGAAAAAGTTCCAGAAACTATAGTTTCTAGAGCTCAAGTATTACAATTTAAAAATATTACAGAACAAGAAATTACTAAACATATAATTAATATCTCTGAAAAAGAAAATAGAAAGATAAGTGCCGAAGCGGCTAAAATAATTGCAAGAAAAGCTAAAGGTGGAGCAAGAGATGCATTATCTTTATTAGAACAAGTATTGAAATTTACTGATAATGACATAACAAAAGATGATGTAATAAATATTTTGGGATTATTTGATGAAAAATATATTGTTGATTTTATTAATTCGTTAAAAAATAATAACAAAGAAAAATTATTAGAGATATCAAATGATATTTTTAATGAAGGTAAAGAAGTCGAAGCTTTTTTAGAAGAGACTTTGGAATATATTATGAATGAAATTCAAAACTCTAATGATTTAGAAAAAGATATATATATAGCTAAAAAACTTTCTGATTTATTTAGAGAAATTAAATATTCTGAAAACAAGAAAATATTATTTGATATAAATATATTATTAATAGCTGCTAATGTTAGAAATAATGTGAACGAAAATAAAATAAATATTTCATATGAAGAAAAAACGGAAACAATTCAGGAAACATATACTTCAAAAGTGCTAGAAATATTATTAAATAAAAAAGATAAAATGGATTTAGGATTATATTTTGCATTAAAAAATGCAAAAATAATAGAAAAAGATGATTTTGTTAAAATTAGTTTTGAAAAAAATAATTTATTTGAATATCAAATTGTTAAATCAAAAGCTACTGTTTTAGAACTTTTGTATTCAAACTTATCAAATCATTTGGTGAAATTAGATATACAATATGAATTCGACGAAAATGATGATTCTAGAAAAAATAATATAATAAAACTTTTCTAA